The following is a genomic window from Paenibacillus sp. FSL R5-0766.
GCAATACGTCTACCAAAACGACAGTGAAGGATTTTCGTGGTCGTGATGTAGAAGTAATGTATGTGAAGGGAAGCGGCTCTGACCTCGGTTCCATGGAAGCAAAACATTTTACCGGACTTGGGCTTGAAGACATTCGACCATTAATTGAACGTGAATCCATGTCGGATGAAGAGATGGTTGAATATCTGGGACATTGCATGATTGATGCCAAACACCCGCGTGCCTCCATCGAGACTCTGCTGCATGCGTTCCTTCCATATAAACATGTGGATCATACGCACCCGGATGCCATTATCAGCCTGTGTTGTGCGGATAACGGCAAGGAATTAGCGAAAGAGATCTACGGTGATCGTTTTGTATGGGTGCCTTACGTACGTCCAGGTTTTACGTTATCTAAAATGATTGCTGAAAGCGTATTCTCGAATCCCAATGCCGAACTCGTACTGATGGAAAAACACGGACTTGTCACTTGGGGAGAAACATCCGAGGAATGTTACGCTCAGACCATCAAAATTATCAATGAAGCAGAAGCATTCATCGAAGCACGGGTGGACGAAGGAAGTTTGTTCGGTGGTGTGAAACACCCGGCACTTGCCGCTGATGTTCGTCGTCAGATCGTATCACGCGTGATGCCAACGATTCGTGGAGCGGTATCCGATAGCAAAAAAATGATTTTGTCCTTTGATGATCAAGAGGACGTACTTGCTTTTGTGGGCGGAGCAGATTCCCCGGAATTGTCTCAGGTGGGCGCAGCTTGCCCGGATCATCTGGTACATACCAAAGTGGTACCTCTGTTCATTGATTGGACACCAGATGCCGAAGATATCGAAGGCTTAAAAGCCAAGCTGGTGGAAGGTGTGGCTGCCTACAAAGAGCAATATCAGCAGTATTTTGAGAGCAACAAAAACGAAGGTGATGTCATGTTCGAAGCAGCACCTCGCGTAATCCTCATTCCAGGTGTGGGCATGATCAACACAGGTAAGAGCTGGGCGCTTTCCCAAGTAAGCGGAGCGTTGTATCACAGAGCGATTGCCGTTATGCGTGGAGCTACTAGCCTGGGTCAATTCGTATCACTCAGTGCAAATGAATCTTACAATGTGGAGTACTGGCCGTTGGAATTGTACAAATTGTCACTGGCTCCGGCAGAAACCGAATTCTCCCGCAAAGTGGCGTTTATCACAGGTGGAGCAGGCGGGATCGGAAGTGAAACAGCACGTAGATTGGTATCAGAAGGCGCACATGTGGTGCTTGCTGATCTCAACCTGGAGGGCGCACAGAAGGTAGCGCAGGAAATCAATGATCAGTACGGTGCAAATCGTGCTTATGCGCTGAAAATGGACGTAACCGATGAGGAAGCCGTTCAATCTGCGTATGCAGATGTTGCAGTGCAATATGGCGGAGTGGATATCATCGTGAACAATGCCGGATTGGCGACATCCAGCCCATTTGACGAAACGTCCCTGAAGGAATGGAACCTGAACATGAATGTACTGGGTACAGGGTATTTCCTCGTGGCTCGTGAAGCGTTCAAGCTGATGAAACAGCAGGGTATTGGTGGAAGCATGGTATTTATCGGGTCCAAGAACTCGGTGTATGCAGGTAAAAGCGCCTCGGCTTACAGCTCAGCGAAAGCGCTGGAAGCACATCTGGCACGTTGTATTGCAGCAGAAGGTGGAGAGTATGGCATTCGTGTCAACACGATTCTTCCAGATGCCATTCTACAGGGTTCAGCGATCTGGAACGGTTCCTGGAGAAACGAACGTGCAGCGGCATATGGGATTGAACCGGATCAATTGGAAGAGTATTATCGCAAACGGACGACATTGCTCGTGAATATCTATCCAAGAGATATTGCGGAAGGAATTGCATTCTTTGCTTCTTCGAAATCCGAAAAAACAACCGGTTGTATGATGACCATTGATGGCGGTGTACCGGCAGCATTTACACGTTAAAATAGGAGGGTTCTTGCGGATGGATAACCAAGTCAAGCAAGCGTATGAAGCAGCCAAGGCATTGTATGCCCAGCACGGAATTGATACGGACGAGGTACTGAACAAACTCGCGGAGATCAAAGTTTCCGTACACTGCTGGCAAGGCGACGATGTCAAAGGATTTCTGAATAAAGATGGGGAGTTAACAGGTGGTATTTCCGTTACAGGTCAATATCCGGGCGCTGCGACAACCCCGGCAGAACTTCGTAACGATCTGGAGCAAGCTTTTGCTCTGATTCCCGGCAAACATAAGGTCAATCTGCACGCGATCTACACGGATACAGACGAGCAGGTTGAACTGGATCAGATTGAGCCAAAGCATTATGAGAACTGGGTGAAGTGGGCCAAAGAACAAGGACTCGGTCTGGACTTCAACCCAACATGCTTTTCCCATGAAAAATCAAGTGACGGGTTCACGCTCAGTCATCCAGACCCTGAGATTCGCAAGTTCTGGATTGATCACTGCAAGGCATCCCGCCGGATTGGTGCTTATTTCGGGGAACAGCTTGGTCAGACTTGTGTAACCAATGTATGGGTCCCGGATGGATTCAAGGATAATCCAGTTGACCGGTTGACACCACGTAAACGTCTCAAAGAATCGCTGGATGAAGTATTTGGCGAACCACTTAACCCAGAGCACAACTTAGACGCGGTAGAGAGTAAGCTGTTTGGTCTGGGTTCAGAAGCATATGTGGTGGGTTCTCATGAGTTCTATATGGGTTACGGTTTGCAAAATGATACGTTGATCTGTCTTGATGCGGGTCATTTCCATCCAACAGAGGTTATTTCCAATAAACTGTCTTCCTTGTCATTGTTTACAAGTGGCATTCTGCTTCACGTAAGCCGCCCGATGCGTTGGGATAGTGACCATGTGGTAATTATGGACGATGAGCTGCTGGAAATTGCCCGTGAACTGGTTCGACATGATCTGCTTGCGACCACACATATTGGACTGGATTTCTTTGATGCAAGTATTAACCGTGTAGCTGCATGGGTTGTGGGTACTCGCAACACGATCAAAGCCCTTCTCCGAGCGATGCTCGAACCGGTGGAAGCTTTGAAACAAGCCGAGTTGGAAGGGGATTACACGTTGCGCCTTGCCTTAACGGAAGAGTTCAAATCCTATCCGTTTGGCGCGATCTGGGACTACTATTGTGCTCAGCAAGGCGTTCCAGTTCGTGAAAAGTGGATCACCGATATCAAATCCTATGAACAAGACGTATTACTACAGCGTGATAAATCATTGGTGTAACTGTATTTAAGTTTCGTATAAACCACTATGGAATGAAAATTCCGTGGTGGTTTTTTTTGCATAATCACATTGAAATGCATAAGTAAGGCGATTGCTTCCATACTAGGAATATGGATCTGTATCGTATACGATTGCCACGCAGAGGAGGAATAATGGAGTTGAATCTATCCCACAACAAACTGTATATCGCTGCACTTGGCGGCGTGAATGAAATAGGGAAGAATATGTATTTCATCCAGTACAATCAGGACATCATCGTGATTGACTGTGGTTCGAAGTTTCCCGATGAGACATTGCCTGGTATTGATCTAATCATTCCGGATGTAGCGTATCTGCTGGACAATCTGGATAAAGTAAGGGGTCTTGTGGTTACCCATGGACATGAAGATCACATTGGTGGCATTCCCTATTTGTTAAAACAAATGAACATCCCGGTGTATGCCTCCAGGCTCACTCGTGGGCTGATCGAACTAAAACTGAAGGAGCATGGGCTGCTGCGCAAGGCGGATCTGCATACGATCGATGCTCACTCCAGCATTACGCTGGGAGGAATCGAGGTTTCCTTTTTCGCAACCAGCCATAGTATACCGGATTGTCTTGGTATCTTTTTTCAGACCCCAGCAGGCAATGTTGTGCATACCGGAGATTTCAAATTTGATATGTCGCCTGTACATGGACCTTTCCCAGATCTGCACCGTATGGCCGAGATTGGCAAACAGGGTGTCCATATTTTGCTCTCCGAGAGTACCAATGCAGAAAGACCCGGATTTACACCTTCCGAGCGTGTTGTGGGAGACCACATTCTGGATGCCTTTATCCGTGCAAAACAAAAAGTATTCATCTCGACCTTTGCGTCGAATGTCAGCAGGGTACAGCAGATTGTGAATGCAGCATTCGAGACGGGCCGCAAACTGGCACTGTTGGGCAGAAGTATGGTGAATGTGGTATCGGTGGCCAGTGAATTGGGGTATTTGCAAGTTCCTGACGGATTGCTGATTGAAGCTATCGATTCGGATCAGTTTCCACCTGAACAAGTTGTTGTATTATGCACTGGTAGCCAGGGTGAAGCGATGGCAGCATTGTCACGTTTGGCATCCGGTAAACATCCTCACGTAAGAATAAACGCAGGGGACACGGTCATTATTGCTGCCGGTGCCATTCCGGGTAATGAACGGAATCTTGCACATGTAATTGATAACCTGTATGTTCTCGGAGCACGTGTGATATATGGTTCAAGTGGTGCTGCTGGGATGCATGTATCCGGGCACGGCAGTCAGGAAGAACTCAAATTGATGCTTACCCTGATGAAACCGGATTATCTGATTCCGATCCACGGTGAATTTCGCATGTTGTATCAACACAGACTGCTTGCTGAATCCGTAGGCATAGAACGTGATCATGTGTTTATCGTGAATAATGGGGATATGGTCCAGTACAAAGACGGCATTGCTTCGCTGGGTCCAAAAATTGCATCAGGAAATAGTCTCGTAGACGGTCTGATCATGGGTGATGTCGGCAATATTGTACTTCGCGACCGCAGGCAACTGTCCTCCGATGGCATGCTGGTGATCGTAACCACATTGAGCAAAACGGAGAAACAAATGGTTGCCTCACCCGAAATCATCTCCAGAGGGTTTGTATTTGTTAAGGATTCGGAAGAATTCATGCATGAGATCCATGAGCTTGTTCTAAACCGGATGGATGAGTTGACCGGGGCTGGGGTGAATCAGTGGAATGTGATCAAAAGAAAGCTGAAAGACGAGATCGGTCACTATATTTACGCGCAAACAAAGAGAAGACCTATGATCTTGCCAATTATTATTGAGGTCTGAGTCAGCAGGGATAGGGATTATCCTTGCCTTAATGGTCTGTGCAAACGTGTATATGGAAGCTTAACAGCCTGATGAATGTGGATCATACTTCGGTATGAACGTCACATTGCCATCGGGCTTTTGCTATTACATCGGGAATGTACAATAGATGTACGATAAATGGAGTTGAATCAAATTCGCCATGGGTTTGCGATTCGAAGTATAATATAAGGTAAACTAGCTAATGAAAATAAGAGGAGTCTTTATGAATAAAACGATTTCTGATATCGCTCAGATGGCAGGCGTGGCAAAAAGCACGGTCTCTCGCTTCCTGAACGGCGGATCGGTTAGTGAAGATACACGCCAGAAGATTGAGCGCATCATCAAACAATACAATTATGTTCCCAACACATTTGCACAGAGTCTGAAGGCTAAGAAGACCAGTATTATCGGTACGGTAGTGCCGCGACTGGATTCTTTTGCAACATCACAGACATTGATCGGAATTGATGAAGAACTGCGGAGTAATCAGTATCAGATGCTGATCGCAAATACAAGTCAGGACATGCAACGCGAGATTGATGCCATCTATGATTTTGCACGACAGAAGGTATCGGGTATTATTCTGTTGGCTGCTGAAGTGACTGAAGCACATCTGAAAGCAGTGGAGGACATACGTATCCCCGTGTTGTTGGTGGGGCAGCAGCATGAGCAACTACATAGTCTGGTTCACAATGATGACCAGGCAGGTTATGAGATGGGCAGATATGTCGTCGAACAGGGTCATCGCAAGATCGTGTATATCGGAGTTAGCGAGAAGGATCGGGCGGTAGGGATCTATCGTAAACAAGGATTCCAGCGAGCAATCGCCGAGTGTGGTGGATGTGATGTGAAGTATTATGAGACAAGCTTCAAGATGTCGGAAGCCATCATTACCGCTGAAGCCATTCTGAAAGAAATCACACCAACGATCATTGTCGGGGCTACGGATAATATTGCACTGGGTGTGATGAAGATTGCGTTCTCCAATAAAATCCGCATACCGCAAGATTTGTCTGTTACCGGATTTGGCGGATACGATATTACGGAGATGATTCACCCCACGCTGACGACTGTGAAATATCATTATTTGCAGGCGGGCAAAGTAGCGGCTAATCACATTATTCGTCTGGTCAAAGGCGAGTCGGTGGAGGAACGAACAACACTGGACGTAGAACTAATTCCTCGAGAAAGCGTTGACAAATTATAAAAACATCCTTTATGATAATTCCATCGAACCGGTTCCACTATGAGTATCCAATGCGGATTTGCGAACACGGGCAGGCACTAATGCCATATGGAATTATTTTTTTTGCATTCAACGGAACCGGTTCCTATATTTGATTTTCGTATAAGTTAAATAAGAAATAAACATTTACGGAGAGGGCAGAAAAAATCTGAAGAAACGTAGTGTTCGCCTTTAGCACCGGATTTCACCCTTTAGAAAAGGGATCAGGAAATCTGGGGATAACAGCGATCGGAGGATTGTTCTGCCATCGTAGTCCCAGTGTGAAATTTCTTGGTCTAACTTATATAAGCAAGAATGGAGAACAGCTATGAAAATGACTAGAGAGCAACGCTACAGACGAATTGAGCAAGCGGAGCCTGGAGAGATTGCGAAGCTTGAAGCACAGATATCCGTATGTCCTTGGCGACAGAGTTATCACATTCAGCCGATAACAGGTCTGCTTAATGATCCTAACGGCTTTGCATATTATCAAGGCTATTATCATCTGTTCTATCAGTGGTTTCCACTTGGGACAGAACATGGCATGAAATACTGGTATCATACCCGCTCGAAGAATCTGGTGAACTGGGAAAATGTCGGGATTGGAATCGAACCGGGTGGCAGGTATGACTCACACGGAGCTTATTCCGGTAGCGCGATTGAAAAAGACGGCAAGCTGCACTTGCTGTACACGGGCAATACGAGGGATGAGGCTTGGGTCAGACATCCGTATCAATGCTTGGCAGTTATGGATGAAAGCGGTTCAGTATCCAAACTGAATGATCCAGTGATCTCATCTGTGCCAGACGGATACACGGAACACTTCAGAGATCCCAAGGTGTGGCAACAAGGAGACACGTATTATGGTGTAATTGGTGCGCAGAGAACAGACGAGACGGGATGTACGGTGCTGTATCGCTCCATTGATCTGAGAAACTGGGAGTTTCTTGGTGAAATTCGTACGCAATTAACCTCCTTTGGTTACATGTGGGAATGCCCGGATTATATGGAGATGGACGGGAAAGGTGTGCTTGTCTTTTCCCCACAAGGAATAGACGCTGCGGGAGATCATTATCAGAATATTTTTCAATCCGGTTATCTGATCGGTGAGCCGCTCAATCTACAGACAAGAGAGTTCAATCATGGTGAATTTCAGGAGTTGGATCGTGGATTCGACTTCTATGCTCCGCAGACGATGCTGGCTCCGGACGGAAGACGTATTCTGGTTGGATGGATGGGACTTCCCGATCTGGAATATCCGACAGACGATAGTGGCTGGGCTCATTGTCTGACCATTCCTCGGCAATTGTCACTCCGAGACAGCAAGTTAATCCAGTTACCTGTTACAGAGATGATGCAATTGCGTCTGCAAGAGGAAGGGACTCATATTCGCGCAACGATTAACAATGAAAGCCGATCTTTCACTGGTTTTAATGGGATTACCTATGAACTGATATGTGAGATAAGCAATGTAGAAGCAGAGGTTGTAGGCATCGAATTCCGGGCAAATGGAACTGAAAAGACGGTGATTCTGTATGATCGGATTCAGCAGAAAGTTGTCTTGGATCGGACGATGTCTGGTGCCAAGTTGGCAGAACAGAACGGAGTTGTACGACAGTGCACACTTACTGCGGAAGTGATTAAGTTCCATCTGTTCATAGATGCATCTTCCGTCGAGATCTTTGTGAACGATGGGGAAGAGGTCTTTACCAGCCGCATTTTCCCAAACCGGGACAGCGTGGACATTCGTTTTTTTGCACACGGCGGCAAAGCTGATTTTGAAGCAACAAAATGGCGTTTTTAAGTATTACGTGAGAGGAATGAGACAACATGTCGGAGAATCAACGCATTGCCCAGGAAGTCATTCATGCCATCGGGGGCAAAGAGAATATCGCATCATTTGCACATTGTGCAACACGTCTTCGCATCATGGTGAAAGATAAAGAAAAGATTGATCAGAAAACGGTCGAGAACATCGAGAAGGTGAAAGGAGCTTTTTTCAACTCAGGTCAATACCAGATTATCTTTGGTACGGGAACAGTGAATCGAATCTTTGAAGAGGTTGAGAAGCTGGGAATCGAAGGAACGTCCAAGGATGATGTGAAGAGCCAGGGGAAAAAAGAAGGAAATGCTTTTCAACGGGCGATCCGCACGTTTGGTGACGTATTTGTACCCATCATTCCCGTTCTGGTAGCTACAGGACTGTTCATGGGATTGCGCGGATTACTTACCCAGAATGAAATTCTGGCGTTATTCGGTGCAACACCGGATGATATCTCGGCCAATTTCCTGTTGTTCACTCAAATCCTGACGGATACGGCCTTTGCATTCCTGCCTGCGCTTGTAGCGTGGTCTGCGTTCCGTGTATTCGGCGGAAGTCCGGTACTAGGTATTGTACTGGGGCTAATGCTGGTCAATCCCGCATTACCCAATGCTTACGCGGTGGCAGATGGATCAGCACAGCCGCTGCATATGTTCGGTTTTATACCTGTCGTGGGTTATCAAGGATCGGTTCTGCCTGCGTTCTTTGTAGGTTTGATTGGAGCCAAGTTTGAAAAGGTATTAAGAAGACGGGTACCAGAGGCATTGGATTTAATTCTGACTCCTTTTATTACGTTGACAGTCATGATTACGCTTGGCCTTTTCGCCATTGGTCCCGTATTCCATTCCCTAGAAGAGTGGGTGCTGCATGGAACAACTGCTGTATTGGATCTTCCGTTTGGCATCGCAGGTATTATCATTGGATTCTTCCATCAGATTATTGTTGTTACCGGTGTACATCACATCTTTAATTTCCTGGAGATTCAGCTACTGGAGAAAACGGGATTCAATCCGTTCAACGCCATCATTACCTGTGCCATGGCAGCACAAGGAGCGGCTTGTCTCGCAGTTGGTCTGAAGACCAAAAATATGAAACTCAAAGCACTCGCATTACCTTCTTCCTTGTCCGCATTTCTGGGCATTACCGAGCCAGCCATCTTCGGAGTTAACTTGCGTTATATGAAACCATTTATTATGGGACTGGTTGGTGGTGGTGTAGGTGGTTTCATCGCTTCCTTGTTCCATCTGCAAGGTACAGGTATGGCTGTAACGGTTATTCCAGGAACATTGCTTTATCTGAACAGCCAACTGCCGTTGTATATCTTGTCCAACGTGGTTGCCATGGCGATTGCATTTGCACTTACCTGGTTCTTCGGATATAAGGATCAACCGGTTGCAGAAGAAGCGGTGAGCCATGAAAACAGTGGAGTAACATCAACTGAAGTTAAAGCAGAGCAATCTAATCCGCATATTAATTCAGTTACGGATGCCGTTACAAGCAATCGTCCTAAGGTAGAACTGCTCGAAATAGCTTCGCCGATGAATGGTACCGTCGTTGCTCTGGAGCAGGTTCCTGACCCGGCGTTCTCGGAAAAACACATGGGTGAGGGTATCGCCATTGAGCCATCAGAAGGCAAAGTGTATGCACCGTTTGATGGTGTCATCGCACATGTCATGAACAAGAGTAAACATGCGGTGATTCTGGAGCATGAGACAGGTGTACAGATGCTGGTTCATATCGGAATTAATACGGTTGGACTGAAAGGAAACGGTTTTACCGCGCATGTGAATAGCGGAGATCGTGTAACTGCAGGACAGTTGTTGATTGAATTTGACATGGATGTCATTCAGGCTGCGGGTCTGCCAGTGATTACACCTGTGCTGATTCCGAGCGGGAATGAAACCATAGCAACGGTTACAGCAACCTCAACCGGTCGTGTGCAAGCCAATGGGGAAGTGGTACTTGTAGTGAAATTTACTGAGCCACAATAGAGGCGTGTGAAGTGGGAAGCGGGGAGAGATTCATCTCACCCGTTTCCCTTTTTTGTGTACAATCGTATGAAATTAAAGAAACAGATCATCGGTGATCTGAGTAATCCAAGTGAGTTAGCACGCAAGAGAGCACCATTTTACAGTTATCCAATCGACGCCCTATGAATAAACAAATGGCAATCGTCGGCCTACAGACCAGCATGCCGTTTCAGTCGCTCTGCAATCTGCATTAGATCTTCCGCGGATATCCCTGGCGCAAATTCTTCCGGCAGATCAGGCAGCTCAGGTACCGGCCCTCCATAACCCGGCAAGCCGGCAAAAGCCTCCAGTTTACCGCCATCGGTTGGGTGTGTCCCTTTCCAGATCTGTGCAATGCCCTGATAATCCTTGTCGCTGAACGTGTACAGCCTGCGATGTTCTCCCATCGCTTCCCACTTACGTGTCGTTTCAAAAGCTTTGTTATCCAGTCGTGGAATAGGGAACATCTTCGTTACATCCACACCCGTTGCAATTTCCAGTGCCTTGGCATACGCAAGAACGTGCACACCGCCGCGTACAAGCAAGTATCCTGTCATTTCTCGGGCTGTTTTGTTGTCGGTCATTTCGTAGACTCTCATTTTGTGGGTCCTGGCTCCGCACTCAAGAAAGAAATTATGCAGCAGATCGAAGATCAGATTGCCACTGCTCACAACATATGAACCATTCCAGGGTCTTCCCATGGAGTCATACGGGAGCGCTGTCTGAGCCGATTCGATAAAATGTGAAGTCATCCGTGCGTCTTTGCCTACACGTAGCGGGGTAGAGTCCGGGGCGCCTGGTGAAGTTGAACCTTCAAGCATGAGGTTAATCGTATTGGCGACAAGTTCGACATGGCCGAATTCCTCCGCGGTAATACTTGCAACAATGTCATAAAATGGACGCAGCTTGGATCTGCCTCTGAAATTGAATGACTGAAACATATAATTGTTCAATGTTGACATTTCCCCGAACTTTCCACCCAACAACTCCTGAACTGCACTAGCTCCATTAGGATCCGGATTATTGGATATGGGTAATTCGATGGCAAGACGGTCTACACGCTTAAACATGACATTTCCCCCTCAGTCCTAGTTATTGTAAAAGTATGAAGGGTTACTTGTACGTTATTCGGTCGTTGGTGAAACAAAAAAACGTTCTGCCAGAGCTTAAAGCTCTGAACAGAACGTTAGATGAGTTCTTATTTGGAAGTTACGCCAACAACGCTTGTTCCATTTTTCGTGATTTTGTACGTCAGCACATCTCCGTTCCAGAAATGGAACTTAAGCGTGACTTCGCCATCATTGGTTTCATTGAAGAAGTTAGGTTTCAGTTCAATCACATTACGTTCGTAATCTGGGCTAAATGTGTAGGAGAATTCTTTGAATGGAGTCCAGTTCTGTGGGCCGGCGTTCTCTCCGTTTGCATATGTTGCTTCCATCGTGGCGAGCTGATTGCCGTTAAACGTAGTCGGAATGGCAAATGCACTGGTTGTACCAGTTGCGTCGTTCAGCTTAGGTGTGTCATATTTAATGATATTAAAGTTCCAGTCAGCACCTTCATTGAATCCAGCCGTGAGTGTGGCATTTACGCCCAAATCACCAGAGGCTGTCAATTTGGTTAACAGATTGGATTTTAACGTAAGTACATCTTTTTTGATCGTATAGTCTTTACCTCTTACAAGAGGGGTAGTGCCATTTTTCAACGAATTGAATTTGTTCCCATTCAGATTGAGCTTTACCTTTTTATCTTGAATGGCTTCATTTTGTTTAAGATATACGAGGTCCGTTTCGGCTGTGGATGAGCGACCTGTCCAGCTGGCTTTCATGGTATCGAAAAGTTCCTGATCAGACCAAGTAAAACTTGTGCGACCGAAGTGTTGTCCGTTATCCCACAACATCGTTGTCATCTGTTTTTGACGCAGATATTGTCCAACAAATTCGAAGAATTTCAGTTTTTCGCCTTGCTCAATGACACCTGTGTGCTGGTCAAAACCAAGCAAGCCATACTCACCGACGATAACCGGAATGCCTTTCGCTGTAAAAGCATTGTATACTCGATCAAATGTGTCGGTAACGTCTTTTTGTACTTCCTCGTTATACTTGGTGTAACCTGCGATGTTCACACTGAATGGCCAGAACCCGTAGTAGTGAACGGTTGCAATAATATTGGTGTCATTCAATTTTTGAATGGTCTTATTCAGTTCATCCAGATCAGGTTGAGCGGAAGAGGTATGCATCGTTGGAAGCACAAGTGGACGTGTCTCGTTGTTTCCACCCGAAGTTCTTACGATCTTGTGAAAAGAAGTATTCAACTCGTCCAGCATGCGATATCCAATCGCTGCATCCGTTGTGCCGCCTTCGGAGAAACGTGGTTCGTTAACACTTTCAAACATGAGTTTATCGGATGCATCTTTGAATTTGTCCGCAATCTGAGTCCAAGCAGCGTTGTAACGTGCAAGCACGTTGTCATGGTCTTTCTCCATGTAACTGATCCAACGCCAGGAATCATGGTGAAGATTGATCATGACGTAGAGATCCGCATCAAGGGCCCAGTTTACCACTTCTTGAACCCGATTCATGTAAGCGGAATCAATTGTGTAGTCGGGTGCGTCACCGATATGGGCTTCCCAGGTCACAGGGATACGGATACTGTTGTAGCCCTCAGCTGCGATCGATTGAATTAGTTCCTTTGTAATGCGCGGGTTGCCCCAGGCTGTCTCATCCTCACCAACGGCGTCCAGAGAGTTACCCAGATTCCAGCCAGGCTCCATGGCGTTTACGTAGGTCTGCATTTTGCTTGGAGCGGGTGATGCACTGGCCTGTTCGCTGTTGTCAGTTGCAGCTGAAGCCATAGCGGAGGAGAATAGAGATAGAATCATGGCAGTCACAAGCGTAAGAGAAAGGACTGATTTGCGGTTTTTTTTCATTAATATAGTCTCCTTCGAATAGAGAATGGTTAAACGTGAATAGCGGTTAAGCAGGGTGGAAATAGAGCTCAACGCAAACAAAAATTCACTTGTGTAATACTGGAATCACCACCGATTTATGTACTGAAAGCGTTTTCGTAATTTACTATATCATGATTTAATATTGGACAATACCTGCACAATTGGAATAAAAATCATGTAAAAATCAGTGATTTTGTCATATTGATAGATTGTGTAGTAAGCGTTTA
Proteins encoded in this region:
- a CDS encoding bifunctional aldolase/short-chain dehydrogenase encodes the protein MVQSLWDASQASEKTTGLEQLVYRSNLIGSDRSVCNIYGGNTSTKTTVKDFRGRDVEVMYVKGSGSDLGSMEAKHFTGLGLEDIRPLIERESMSDEEMVEYLGHCMIDAKHPRASIETLLHAFLPYKHVDHTHPDAIISLCCADNGKELAKEIYGDRFVWVPYVRPGFTLSKMIAESVFSNPNAELVLMEKHGLVTWGETSEECYAQTIKIINEAEAFIEARVDEGSLFGGVKHPALAADVRRQIVSRVMPTIRGAVSDSKKMILSFDDQEDVLAFVGGADSPELSQVGAACPDHLVHTKVVPLFIDWTPDAEDIEGLKAKLVEGVAAYKEQYQQYFESNKNEGDVMFEAAPRVILIPGVGMINTGKSWALSQVSGALYHRAIAVMRGATSLGQFVSLSANESYNVEYWPLELYKLSLAPAETEFSRKVAFITGGAGGIGSETARRLVSEGAHVVLADLNLEGAQKVAQEINDQYGANRAYALKMDVTDEEAVQSAYADVAVQYGGVDIIVNNAGLATSSPFDETSLKEWNLNMNVLGTGYFLVAREAFKLMKQQGIGGSMVFIGSKNSVYAGKSASAYSSAKALEAHLARCIAAEGGEYGIRVNTILPDAILQGSAIWNGSWRNERAAAYGIEPDQLEEYYRKRTTLLVNIYPRDIAEGIAFFASSKSEKTTGCMMTIDGGVPAAFTR
- the rhaA gene encoding L-rhamnose isomerase, which codes for MDNQVKQAYEAAKALYAQHGIDTDEVLNKLAEIKVSVHCWQGDDVKGFLNKDGELTGGISVTGQYPGAATTPAELRNDLEQAFALIPGKHKVNLHAIYTDTDEQVELDQIEPKHYENWVKWAKEQGLGLDFNPTCFSHEKSSDGFTLSHPDPEIRKFWIDHCKASRRIGAYFGEQLGQTCVTNVWVPDGFKDNPVDRLTPRKRLKESLDEVFGEPLNPEHNLDAVESKLFGLGSEAYVVGSHEFYMGYGLQNDTLICLDAGHFHPTEVISNKLSSLSLFTSGILLHVSRPMRWDSDHVVIMDDELLEIARELVRHDLLATTHIGLDFFDASINRVAAWVVGTRNTIKALLRAMLEPVEALKQAELEGDYTLRLALTEEFKSYPFGAIWDYYCAQQGVPVREKWITDIKSYEQDVLLQRDKSLV
- a CDS encoding ribonuclease J — translated: MELNLSHNKLYIAALGGVNEIGKNMYFIQYNQDIIVIDCGSKFPDETLPGIDLIIPDVAYLLDNLDKVRGLVVTHGHEDHIGGIPYLLKQMNIPVYASRLTRGLIELKLKEHGLLRKADLHTIDAHSSITLGGIEVSFFATSHSIPDCLGIFFQTPAGNVVHTGDFKFDMSPVHGPFPDLHRMAEIGKQGVHILLSESTNAERPGFTPSERVVGDHILDAFIRAKQKVFISTFASNVSRVQQIVNAAFETGRKLALLGRSMVNVVSVASELGYLQVPDGLLIEAIDSDQFPPEQVVVLCTGSQGEAMAALSRLASGKHPHVRINAGDTVIIAAGAIPGNERNLAHVIDNLYVLGARVIYGSSGAAGMHVSGHGSQEELKLMLTLMKPDYLIPIHGEFRMLYQHRLLAESVGIERDHVFIVNNGDMVQYKDGIASLGPKIASGNSLVDGLIMGDVGNIVLRDRRQLSSDGMLVIVTTLSKTEKQMVASPEIISRGFVFVKDSEEFMHEIHELVLNRMDELTGAGVNQWNVIKRKLKDEIGHYIYAQTKRRPMILPIIIEV
- a CDS encoding LacI family DNA-binding transcriptional regulator; its protein translation is MNKTISDIAQMAGVAKSTVSRFLNGGSVSEDTRQKIERIIKQYNYVPNTFAQSLKAKKTSIIGTVVPRLDSFATSQTLIGIDEELRSNQYQMLIANTSQDMQREIDAIYDFARQKVSGIILLAAEVTEAHLKAVEDIRIPVLLVGQQHEQLHSLVHNDDQAGYEMGRYVVEQGHRKIVYIGVSEKDRAVGIYRKQGFQRAIAECGGCDVKYYETSFKMSEAIITAEAILKEITPTIIVGATDNIALGVMKIAFSNKIRIPQDLSVTGFGGYDITEMIHPTLTTVKYHYLQAGKVAANHIIRLVKGESVEERTTLDVELIPRESVDKL
- a CDS encoding sucrose-6-phosphate hydrolase: MKMTREQRYRRIEQAEPGEIAKLEAQISVCPWRQSYHIQPITGLLNDPNGFAYYQGYYHLFYQWFPLGTEHGMKYWYHTRSKNLVNWENVGIGIEPGGRYDSHGAYSGSAIEKDGKLHLLYTGNTRDEAWVRHPYQCLAVMDESGSVSKLNDPVISSVPDGYTEHFRDPKVWQQGDTYYGVIGAQRTDETGCTVLYRSIDLRNWEFLGEIRTQLTSFGYMWECPDYMEMDGKGVLVFSPQGIDAAGDHYQNIFQSGYLIGEPLNLQTREFNHGEFQELDRGFDFYAPQTMLAPDGRRILVGWMGLPDLEYPTDDSGWAHCLTIPRQLSLRDSKLIQLPVTEMMQLRLQEEGTHIRATINNESRSFTGFNGITYELICEISNVEAEVVGIEFRANGTEKTVILYDRIQQKVVLDRTMSGAKLAEQNGVVRQCTLTAEVIKFHLFIDASSVEIFVNDGEEVFTSRIFPNRDSVDIRFFAHGGKADFEATKWRF